Within the Enterobacter roggenkampii genome, the region CGACCGCGCTCGCCCACCACCTTCTGCAGCTCTTCCGGACGAAGCTTGATTTTGCGCTTGCCGACGTGAATGGTCAGCGTGCTCTGCGGCGGCAGCAGGAAGAGGTGCGCCAGGCCATCTTCGCCTTTCGCGGCCTCCGCCGACGGGATGTTGATGATCTTGTTGCCCTTGCCTTTTGACAGCTCCGGCAGATCGCTGACCGGGAACATCAGCATACGTCCGGCGGTGGTGATCGCCAGCAGCATGTCGCTTTCGTTCTCGATCACCAGCGGTGCCATTACGTGAGCGTTGTCCGGCAGGCTAATCAGCGCCTTACCGGCACGGTTGCGGGAAACCAGATCGTTGAAGGTACAGATAAAACCGTAGCCCGCGTCAGACGCCAGCAGCAGCTTCTGGTCATCGGCTTCCATCAGCATATGGTCAACCGTCGCGCCCGGCGGCAGCGTCAGCTTGCCGGTCAGCGGTTCACCCTGCCCGCGCGCGGAAGGCAGCGTGATCGGGTCAATGGCATAGCTGCGACCGGTGGAGTCGATAAACGCCACCGGCTGGTTGCTCTTGCCTTTCACCGCCGCTTTGAAGCTGTCGCCCGCTTTGTAGCTGAGCCCCGGCGCGTCGATATCGTGGCCTTTGGCGCTGCGCACCCAGCCGCTCTGCGACAGGACAATGGTCACCGGCTCGGACGGCTGCATGTCGTGCTCGTTCATCGCCTTCGCTTCTTCGCGCTCGTGCAGCGGAGAACGACGGTCGTCGCCAAACGCGTCGGCATCGGCCTGCAGCTCTTTCTTCAGCAGGGTGTTCATCTTGCGTTCGGACGCGAGGATCGCCTGCAGCTGATCGCGCTCTTTTTCCAGCTCGTTCTGCTCGCCGCGGATCTTCATCTCTTCCAGTTTGGCGAGATGGCGCAGCTTCAGCTCGAGGATCGCTTCGGCCTGGGTTTCGCTGATGCCAAAGCGCGACATCAGGGCGGGCTTCGGCTCGTCCTCGGTACGGATGATCTCAATCACCTCGTCGATATTGAGGAACGCCACCAGCAAACCTTCGAGGATATGCAGGCGCTTAAGCACTTTCTCCAGACGATGGTTCAGACGACGGCGTACCGTATCGCGGCGGAACGTCAGCCATTCGGTGAGGATCTCCAGCAGGTTTTTCACCGCCGGGCGTCCGTCGAGGCCGATCATGTTCAGGTTAATGCGGTAGCTTTTTTCCAGATCGGTGGTGGCGAACAGGTGGTTCATCACCTGCTCCATGTCCACGCGGTTAGAACGCGGCACGATCACCAGACGGGTCGGGTTCTCGTGGTCAGATTCGTCACGCAGGTCGTCCACCATC harbors:
- the parC gene encoding DNA topoisomerase IV subunit A codes for the protein MSDMAERLALHEFTENAYLNYSMYVIMDRALPFIGDGLKPVQRRIVYAMSELGLNATAKFKKSARTVGDVLGKYHPHGDSACYEAMVLMAQPFSYRYPLVDGQGNWGAPDDPKSFAAMRYTESRLSKYAEVLLGELGQGTVDWVPNFDGTLQEPKMLPARLPNILLNGTTGIAVGMATDIPPHNLREVAKAAITLIEQPKASLDDLLDIVQGPDFPTEAEIITSRAEIRKIYQNGRGSVRMRAVWNKEDGAVVITALPHQVSGAKVLEQIASQMRNKKLPMVDDLRDESDHENPTRLVIVPRSNRVDMEQVMNHLFATTDLEKSYRINLNMIGLDGRPAVKNLLEILTEWLTFRRDTVRRRLNHRLEKVLKRLHILEGLLVAFLNIDEVIEIIRTEDEPKPALMSRFGISETQAEAILELKLRHLAKLEEMKIRGEQNELEKERDQLQAILASERKMNTLLKKELQADADAFGDDRRSPLHEREEAKAMNEHDMQPSEPVTIVLSQSGWVRSAKGHDIDAPGLSYKAGDSFKAAVKGKSNQPVAFIDSTGRSYAIDPITLPSARGQGEPLTGKLTLPPGATVDHMLMEADDQKLLLASDAGYGFICTFNDLVSRNRAGKALISLPDNAHVMAPLVIENESDMLLAITTAGRMLMFPVSDLPELSKGKGNKIINIPSAEAAKGEDGLAHLFLLPPQSTLTIHVGKRKIKLRPEELQKVVGERGRRGSLMRGLQRIDRVEIDSPARSAAGDSEE